The following proteins are encoded in a genomic region of Patagioenas fasciata isolate bPatFas1 chromosome 26, bPatFas1.hap1, whole genome shotgun sequence:
- the ARID5A gene encoding AT-rich interactive domain-containing protein 5A isoform X1, translated as MKDDNSPRMEDPQEPPSATKPSDDGSEPDKPVAENPPGGEKEEEEAFLVSLYKFMKERHTPIERIPHLGFKQINLWKIYKAVEKLGDYELVSDVPWCPLVSPGCPWCPRGSHPVPPQVTGRRLWKNVYDELGGSRGSTSAATCTRRHYERLLLPYVRHLKGEEDKPLPPSKPRKQYKVSKETGKKSRRSKKEKGREQAPPEKVTPEVTEDTRDTLEQGGCSSPAPPTSNPSEGAPGPSRIHSESYKRLFSSFYSKGAHPIMSPLAKKKLLAQVSEAESLHCHKRHCPEPPQRSPEPPAAPDPAPSAGSDVGPVTGTSPRTEEGDPAPTVFTGCFHACRSEGLQPGARHPLWGHFSSLRDFLEPPSTFSLPSEEPEQPQDLRSKPGRSWSGENRPAATVTGCWVAPGAGFVPTAPRGKRGREEETAFGPGGKLRAISPLVTEADGSDTGAGSPRVAKPKAVVASPVYAAVLPQAPDGYKGAMLHFPASFGSPLEHLKTHGVPAAPSLSINPFIVPAFPSPLVATSELCRPLVTSPGRYPASYESSLRHRLYSTWHNQPAYSSPAFHHHTKL; from the exons ATGAAAGACGACAACTCCCCCCGCATGGAGGACCCCCAAGAACCCCCCAGCGCCACCAAACCATCT GACGATGGTTCTGAGCCAGACAAACCCGTGGCAGAAAACCCCCCCGGGggtgagaaagaggaggaggaagcctTCCTCGTCAGCCTCTACAAATTCATGAAGGAGCGACACACGCCCATCGAGAGGATCCCCCACCTCGGCTTCAAGCAGA taAATCTTTGGAAGATCTACAAAGCCGTGGAGAAATTAGGAGACTACGAGCTGGTAAGcgatgtcccctggtgtcccctggtgtcccctgggtgtccctggtgtccacGGGGGTCTCACCCCGTCCCCCCGCAGGTGACGGGCCGCCGGCTCTGGAAGAACGTGTACGACGAGCTGGGCGGCAGCCGCGGCAGCACCAGCGCGGCCACCTGCACCCGCCGGCACTACGAGAG GCTGCTCCTCCCGTACGTGCGGCATCTCAAGGGGGAGGAAGACAAACCTCTGCCCCCCAGCAAGCCCCGTAAGCAGTACAAGGTCTCCAAAGAGACGGGGAAGAAGAGCAGGAGGAGCAAGAAGGAGAAGGGCCGGGAGCAG GCGCCTCCGGAGAAGGTGACACCGGAGGTGACAGAGGACACAAGGGACACCCTGGAGCAGGGGGGGTGCTCCAGCCCAGCGCCCCCCACCTCAAACCCCTCGGAGGGGGCTCCCGGCCCCAGCAGGATCCACAGCGAATCCTACAAGCGCCTTTTCTCCAGTTTCTACTCCAAAGGTGCCCACCCCATCATGTCACCGCTGGCCAAGAAGAAGCTGCTGGCGCAGGTCAGCGAGGCCGAGTCCCTGCACTGTCACAAACGTCACTGTCCCGAGCCCCCACAGAGGAGCCCGGAGCCACCGGCAGCTCCGGATCCAGCTCCAAGCGCCGGGAGCGACGTGGGACCCGTCACCGGCACGTCCCCGCGCACCGAGGAGGGGGATCCGGCACCCACCGTGTTCACCGGCTGCTTCCACGCCTGCCGCAGCGAGGGGCTGCAGCCCGGCGCCCGCCACCCCCTCTGGGGACACTTCTCCAGCTTGAGGGATTTTTTGGAGCCGCCTTCCACCTTCTCGTTGCCATCCGAGGAGCCAGAGCAGCCCCAAGACCTGCGGAGCAAGCCAGGGCGGTCATGGAGCGGGGAGAACCGGCCAGCGGCCACCGTCACCGGCTGCTGGGTGGCACCTGGCGCCGGTTTTGTCCCCACGGCGCCCAGGGGCAAGCGGGGCCGGGAGGAGGAGACGGCGTTCGGCCCCGGGGGGAAGCTCCGCGCCATCTCCCCCTTGGTGACGGAGGCCGATGGCAGCGACACAGGCGCTGGCTCACCCAGGGTGGCCAAACCCAAGGCGGTGGTAGCCAGCCCTGTCTACGCCGCGGTGCTGCCGCAAGCCCCGGACGGTTACAAGGGAGCGATGCTGCATTTCCCGGCCAGCTTCGGGAGCCCGCTGGAGCACCTCAAAACGCACGGCGTGCCGGCGGCACCGTCCCTCTCCATCAACCCCTTCATCGTCCCCGCTTTCCCCAGCCCGTTGGTGGCCACCTCGGAGCTGTGCCGGCCGCTGGTGACCAGCCCCGGGCGCTACCCGGCATCCTATGAGAGTTCATTGCGGCACCGGCTCTACTCGACCTGGCACAACCAACCCGCCTACAGCTCCCCGGCTTTTCACCATCACACCAAGCTGTAG
- the ARID5A gene encoding AT-rich interactive domain-containing protein 5A isoform X2 — protein MKDDNSPRMEDPQEPPSATKPSDDGSEPDKPVAENPPGGEKEEEEAFLVSLYKFMKERHTPIERIPHLGFKQINLWKIYKAVEKLGDYELVTGRRLWKNVYDELGGSRGSTSAATCTRRHYERLLLPYVRHLKGEEDKPLPPSKPRKQYKVSKETGKKSRRSKKEKGREQAPPEKVTPEVTEDTRDTLEQGGCSSPAPPTSNPSEGAPGPSRIHSESYKRLFSSFYSKGAHPIMSPLAKKKLLAQVSEAESLHCHKRHCPEPPQRSPEPPAAPDPAPSAGSDVGPVTGTSPRTEEGDPAPTVFTGCFHACRSEGLQPGARHPLWGHFSSLRDFLEPPSTFSLPSEEPEQPQDLRSKPGRSWSGENRPAATVTGCWVAPGAGFVPTAPRGKRGREEETAFGPGGKLRAISPLVTEADGSDTGAGSPRVAKPKAVVASPVYAAVLPQAPDGYKGAMLHFPASFGSPLEHLKTHGVPAAPSLSINPFIVPAFPSPLVATSELCRPLVTSPGRYPASYESSLRHRLYSTWHNQPAYSSPAFHHHTKL, from the exons ATGAAAGACGACAACTCCCCCCGCATGGAGGACCCCCAAGAACCCCCCAGCGCCACCAAACCATCT GACGATGGTTCTGAGCCAGACAAACCCGTGGCAGAAAACCCCCCCGGGggtgagaaagaggaggaggaagcctTCCTCGTCAGCCTCTACAAATTCATGAAGGAGCGACACACGCCCATCGAGAGGATCCCCCACCTCGGCTTCAAGCAGA taAATCTTTGGAAGATCTACAAAGCCGTGGAGAAATTAGGAGACTACGAGCTG GTGACGGGCCGCCGGCTCTGGAAGAACGTGTACGACGAGCTGGGCGGCAGCCGCGGCAGCACCAGCGCGGCCACCTGCACCCGCCGGCACTACGAGAG GCTGCTCCTCCCGTACGTGCGGCATCTCAAGGGGGAGGAAGACAAACCTCTGCCCCCCAGCAAGCCCCGTAAGCAGTACAAGGTCTCCAAAGAGACGGGGAAGAAGAGCAGGAGGAGCAAGAAGGAGAAGGGCCGGGAGCAG GCGCCTCCGGAGAAGGTGACACCGGAGGTGACAGAGGACACAAGGGACACCCTGGAGCAGGGGGGGTGCTCCAGCCCAGCGCCCCCCACCTCAAACCCCTCGGAGGGGGCTCCCGGCCCCAGCAGGATCCACAGCGAATCCTACAAGCGCCTTTTCTCCAGTTTCTACTCCAAAGGTGCCCACCCCATCATGTCACCGCTGGCCAAGAAGAAGCTGCTGGCGCAGGTCAGCGAGGCCGAGTCCCTGCACTGTCACAAACGTCACTGTCCCGAGCCCCCACAGAGGAGCCCGGAGCCACCGGCAGCTCCGGATCCAGCTCCAAGCGCCGGGAGCGACGTGGGACCCGTCACCGGCACGTCCCCGCGCACCGAGGAGGGGGATCCGGCACCCACCGTGTTCACCGGCTGCTTCCACGCCTGCCGCAGCGAGGGGCTGCAGCCCGGCGCCCGCCACCCCCTCTGGGGACACTTCTCCAGCTTGAGGGATTTTTTGGAGCCGCCTTCCACCTTCTCGTTGCCATCCGAGGAGCCAGAGCAGCCCCAAGACCTGCGGAGCAAGCCAGGGCGGTCATGGAGCGGGGAGAACCGGCCAGCGGCCACCGTCACCGGCTGCTGGGTGGCACCTGGCGCCGGTTTTGTCCCCACGGCGCCCAGGGGCAAGCGGGGCCGGGAGGAGGAGACGGCGTTCGGCCCCGGGGGGAAGCTCCGCGCCATCTCCCCCTTGGTGACGGAGGCCGATGGCAGCGACACAGGCGCTGGCTCACCCAGGGTGGCCAAACCCAAGGCGGTGGTAGCCAGCCCTGTCTACGCCGCGGTGCTGCCGCAAGCCCCGGACGGTTACAAGGGAGCGATGCTGCATTTCCCGGCCAGCTTCGGGAGCCCGCTGGAGCACCTCAAAACGCACGGCGTGCCGGCGGCACCGTCCCTCTCCATCAACCCCTTCATCGTCCCCGCTTTCCCCAGCCCGTTGGTGGCCACCTCGGAGCTGTGCCGGCCGCTGGTGACCAGCCCCGGGCGCTACCCGGCATCCTATGAGAGTTCATTGCGGCACCGGCTCTACTCGACCTGGCACAACCAACCCGCCTACAGCTCCCCGGCTTTTCACCATCACACCAAGCTGTAG